A genomic region of Thermodesulfovibrio aggregans contains the following coding sequences:
- a CDS encoding ABC transporter ATP-binding protein: protein MKFFEVRNLNTGYGDLQILRNVSLEINKGEIVALLGSNGAGKSTLMRAIVGRLRIWSGEIIFNEQNITNLSPDKIVKLGISLCPERRRIFSGMTVKENLEIGAYQRRNGLKERMEKVFSILPRLYERKNHLGGDLSGGEQQMLAIGRALMNEPELLLIDEFTLGLAPTIVEILVDVVKKINESGVSILLVEQDVHMALEISNRAYVMEVGEITISGNSKELLENPQIKESYLGM from the coding sequence ATGAAATTTTTTGAAGTAAGAAATCTCAACACTGGCTACGGTGATTTGCAGATATTGAGAAATGTTTCCCTTGAAATCAATAAAGGAGAAATAGTTGCTCTTCTTGGCTCTAATGGTGCAGGGAAAAGCACCTTAATGAGAGCAATTGTAGGACGACTAAGAATATGGAGTGGAGAAATCATTTTTAATGAGCAAAACATTACCAACCTTTCACCAGATAAGATTGTAAAATTGGGAATAAGTCTTTGTCCAGAAAGAAGAAGAATATTTTCAGGCATGACCGTGAAAGAAAATCTGGAAATAGGAGCATATCAAAGAAGAAATGGATTAAAAGAAAGAATGGAAAAAGTTTTCTCTATTTTACCAAGACTTTATGAAAGAAAAAATCATCTTGGAGGAGACCTTTCAGGTGGAGAACAGCAAATGCTTGCAATAGGAAGAGCTCTTATGAATGAGCCTGAACTTCTTTTAATAGATGAATTTACATTAGGACTTGCTCCGACAATAGTAGAAATACTCGTTGATGTAGTAAAAAAGATTAACGAATCTGGAGTTAGTATTTTATTAGTAGAACAGGATGTTCATATGGCATTAGAGATAAGTAACAGAGCATATGTTATGGAAGTTGGAGAAATAACAATATCGGGGAATTCAAAAGAACTTCTTGAAAATCCACAAATAAAGGAATCTTATCTGGGTATGTAA
- a CDS encoding amino acid ABC transporter substrate-binding protein, with product MKRLSFMMGVFLLSFFLISVSFAADVIKFGAAISLTGKLAKEGNLVKNGYELWKETVNKKGGIKIGNRYYKVEIKYYDDESDPNRAAKLVEKLITEDGIKLILGPYGSESVFSTSAITEKYGALMVQGGAGADKLYTRGFKNLFGIYTVATEYMDDTLKMLRNKTPKPNTVAIVYSNDLFSTQVAQGARASAQKYGYKVVYYKDYPKGTQDLSTVIVEIKAKNPDILIGCGHFQDTVVIVKQSKDYKLNPKAIAFSVGPTLPDFVTALKGDAEYIFGSAQWTPTLKYKDPVFGSNENFVKAFKAKFGVEPNYHAAGGAAAAVIFQRAIEKAGTFTDINKIRQALASFNEETLFGKIRFDATGKVVDKGMPVIQIQRGQQKTVYPENAAEAKPVYPKPAWR from the coding sequence ATGAAACGATTAAGTTTTATGATGGGAGTTTTTCTATTGAGTTTTTTTCTCATATCAGTCTCTTTTGCAGCAGATGTAATAAAATTTGGAGCTGCGATTTCACTTACTGGTAAACTTGCCAAGGAAGGAAACCTTGTAAAAAACGGTTATGAACTATGGAAAGAAACTGTAAACAAAAAAGGTGGAATCAAAATCGGCAACAGATACTACAAAGTTGAAATTAAATATTACGATGATGAAAGCGATCCAAACAGGGCAGCAAAGCTTGTAGAAAAACTTATCACTGAAGACGGCATCAAACTTATTCTGGGTCCTTATGGAAGTGAATCCGTATTTTCAACCTCTGCAATTACTGAGAAATACGGAGCCTTAATGGTTCAGGGTGGTGCTGGTGCAGATAAACTCTATACGAGAGGTTTCAAAAATCTTTTTGGAATTTATACTGTAGCAACTGAGTATATGGATGATACTTTAAAAATGTTAAGAAATAAAACTCCAAAGCCAAACACCGTTGCTATCGTTTACTCAAACGATCTTTTTTCAACTCAGGTTGCTCAAGGGGCACGGGCATCTGCACAAAAATACGGATATAAAGTAGTTTATTACAAGGATTATCCAAAAGGCACACAGGACCTCTCCACAGTTATTGTAGAAATTAAAGCAAAAAATCCTGATATTCTCATTGGATGTGGACATTTTCAAGATACTGTTGTAATAGTTAAACAGAGCAAAGACTATAAATTAAATCCTAAAGCCATTGCCTTTTCAGTTGGTCCAACTTTACCGGATTTTGTCACAGCCTTGAAAGGAGACGCTGAGTATATTTTTGGTTCAGCACAGTGGACACCAACTTTAAAATATAAAGATCCTGTTTTTGGCTCAAATGAAAACTTCGTAAAAGCATTTAAGGCAAAATTTGGCGTAGAACCTAACTATCACGCTGCGGGAGGAGCTGCAGCAGCGGTTATATTCCAGAGAGCTATTGAAAAAGCAGGCACTTTTACGGATATAAACAAAATAAGACAGGCACTTGCAAGCTTTAATGAAGAAACGCTTTTTGGAAAAATCAGATTTGACGCAACAGGAAAAGTTGTTGATAAAGGAATGCCTGTTATACAGATACAGAGAGGACAACAGAAAACAGTATATCCTGAAAATGCTGCTGAAGCAAAACCTGTATATCCAAAACCTGCATGGAGATAA
- a CDS encoding branched-chain amino acid ABC transporter permease, translated as MIILQVLLNGILLGGFYALIGVGFSLVWGVTNIINLAHGAIALLGAYITLFLFQYYGVDPFLSLPFSFIPLFIFGYILQRYLLNLVVKAQIFMLLILTFGIEIFLVNFMTTFFSADFRSVTPDYAGESLIIGDIVIPYIRLAVFAICILITLLLSLFLNKTWTGKAIKATSLDIDAAMMVGINPAKIFAITFAIASGLAGVAGSLFSLTQAFSPSMAGSLTLRAFIVSILGGLGRVEGALLGGIILGIVETLSSYIIGESYKNAITLAIMVLVLVIKPTGILGKKYFAEVKH; from the coding sequence ATGATAATATTACAAGTTCTTCTAAATGGTATTCTTCTTGGAGGATTTTATGCTCTTATTGGAGTTGGTTTTTCGCTTGTTTGGGGAGTAACAAACATAATTAATCTTGCTCATGGAGCAATAGCTCTTTTAGGAGCGTATATTACTTTATTTTTGTTTCAGTATTACGGAGTTGACCCTTTTTTAAGCCTTCCATTTAGTTTTATACCCCTTTTTATTTTCGGATATATTTTGCAAAGATATTTACTTAATTTAGTTGTTAAGGCACAGATTTTTATGCTTCTTATCCTAACTTTTGGTATAGAGATATTTCTCGTAAATTTTATGACAACCTTTTTCTCAGCTGACTTCAGGTCTGTTACTCCTGATTATGCTGGAGAAAGCTTAATAATCGGAGATATTGTTATACCTTATATAAGACTTGCTGTATTTGCTATATGTATCTTAATTACACTTCTTCTAAGTCTTTTCCTTAATAAAACATGGACAGGAAAAGCGATTAAAGCAACATCTCTTGATATTGATGCTGCAATGATGGTAGGAATAAATCCGGCAAAAATTTTTGCAATAACCTTCGCAATTGCTTCAGGATTGGCAGGAGTTGCTGGAAGTCTTTTCTCGTTAACACAGGCATTTTCTCCATCTATGGCAGGCTCTTTAACCTTAAGAGCGTTTATTGTAAGCATTCTTGGTGGACTTGGAAGAGTTGAAGGAGCTCTTCTGGGTGGAATTATTCTCGGTATTGTTGAAACATTGAGTTCTTACATAATCGGAGAAAGTTATAAAAATGCCATTACTCTTGCAATAATGGTTTTAGTTTTAGTAATAAAGCCAACAGGAATCCTCGGGAAAAAATACTTTGCGGAGGTCAAGCATTGA
- a CDS encoding NAD-dependent malic enzyme yields MGYVPSPSYSITVRVEIENRIGMFAKIASAISGAGGDLGSIDIVKVEKGKIIRDITVNARDEEHEKKIIKALKHIEGVKILRVMDKTFLVHEGGKIGIYNKIIVKGREDLSRVYTPGVARVCKDIHKNPDHVYRYTIKGNTVAVITDGTAVLGLGNIGPDAAMPVMEGKCMLFKEFGGVDAFPIAIRTTEVDELVDIIKKISTPFGGINLEDIAAPRCFEVERRLRQELDIPVIHDDQHGTAIVVLAALINVGRIFKRDIRDFKVVIAGAGAAGTATAYMLLDYGIKNIIVCDRAGTLYEGRTEDMDPHKEELAKRTNPEKIKGNLSDALQGADVFIGLSAPNILKPEDIEKMAKDRVVFALANPDPEIAPELAMPLVRIMATGRSDYPNQINNVLAFPGLFKGLLEVRARGVDKEIFFAAANAIANIIKDDELNEDYIIPSIFNKKVAQAVSHAVAEKAKKRQLAR; encoded by the coding sequence ATGGGATATGTACCAAGTCCAAGTTATAGTATAACGGTCCGTGTTGAGATTGAAAATCGTATCGGAATGTTTGCAAAAATTGCCTCAGCCATAAGTGGTGCAGGAGGGGACCTCGGTTCAATTGATATTGTAAAAGTTGAAAAAGGGAAAATCATTAGAGACATAACAGTAAATGCAAGAGATGAAGAGCATGAAAAGAAAATCATAAAAGCACTTAAACACATTGAAGGCGTCAAAATCCTCAGGGTAATGGATAAAACATTTCTTGTGCACGAAGGCGGCAAAATCGGAATATATAATAAAATTATTGTCAAAGGCAGAGAAGACCTATCCCGCGTTTATACTCCCGGAGTTGCAAGAGTTTGCAAGGATATTCATAAAAATCCAGACCATGTGTATCGCTACACAATTAAAGGGAATACTGTTGCAGTTATCACTGATGGGACAGCAGTGCTTGGACTTGGCAACATTGGACCAGATGCTGCAATGCCTGTGATGGAAGGTAAATGTATGCTTTTTAAGGAATTTGGAGGTGTAGATGCTTTTCCAATAGCCATAAGGACAACCGAGGTGGATGAGCTTGTAGATATAATAAAAAAAATATCAACGCCTTTTGGTGGAATAAATCTTGAAGACATTGCAGCACCCCGCTGTTTTGAAGTTGAAAGAAGACTCAGGCAGGAGCTTGATATTCCTGTTATTCATGATGACCAGCATGGAACTGCAATTGTTGTTTTAGCTGCATTGATAAATGTGGGAAGAATCTTTAAAAGGGATATTAGAGATTTTAAAGTTGTTATAGCTGGAGCAGGTGCTGCAGGAACTGCCACAGCCTATATGCTTCTTGACTATGGAATAAAAAACATAATTGTATGTGACAGAGCAGGCACTCTATATGAGGGAAGAACAGAGGACATGGATCCACATAAAGAGGAGCTTGCTAAAAGAACAAATCCAGAAAAAATCAAAGGAAATCTCTCAGATGCATTGCAAGGAGCGGATGTATTTATAGGGCTTTCTGCACCGAATATTTTAAAACCTGAAGACATAGAAAAAATGGCAAAAGACAGAGTAGTATTTGCCCTTGCCAATCCAGACCCTGAAATTGCACCAGAACTTGCCATGCCTCTTGTAAGAATAATGGCAACAGGAAGGTCTGATTATCCTAACCAGATAAACAATGTACTTGCATTTCCTGGATTATTTAAAGGATTACTTGAGGTGCGTGCAAGGGGAGTTGACAAAGAAATCTTCTTTGCAGCAGCCAATGCAATAGCAAACATAATAAAAGACGATGAATTAAACGAAGACTACATAATTCCAAGCATATTTAACAAAAAAGTTGCTCAGGCAGTATCCCATGCAGTTGCAGAAAAAGCTAAAAAACGGCAACTGGCAAGATAG
- a CDS encoding universal stress protein, whose amino-acid sequence MAIYKRILACIDGSDESFHTFEEAVRFAKERDITVFALTVAPSYHGDLSLVGIGVSIEEISKPYKETLSKAKDIAEKHQVLVKTLYEEGEPFEKIIDVSEEISSDLIVMGKKGISALQQVLMGSVTERVIGYSNTDVLVVPKNSTIKWNKCLVAVDVSKYGEKVCSKAIDIARDFQSEINLISAVEVPLAVFAVKPELYDEQVNKTKKYLKELELKFHGENISPRIFIEEGEPYKKILEKADQIQADIIVVGSHGRTGLKRLLMGSTCQRVIGLSKVPVLVVKS is encoded by the coding sequence ATGGCTATTTATAAAAGAATATTAGCATGTATTGACGGATCAGATGAGAGTTTTCATACTTTTGAAGAGGCTGTTAGATTTGCAAAAGAAAGAGATATTACAGTATTTGCTTTGACTGTTGCTCCATCCTATCATGGAGATTTAAGTCTTGTAGGCATCGGAGTTTCTATTGAAGAAATAAGTAAACCATATAAGGAAACGCTTTCAAAAGCTAAAGATATAGCTGAGAAACATCAAGTTCTCGTGAAAACTCTTTATGAAGAAGGAGAACCCTTTGAAAAAATTATTGATGTAAGCGAGGAAATCTCATCAGACTTAATAGTTATGGGTAAAAAAGGGATAAGCGCTCTTCAGCAGGTTTTGATGGGAAGTGTGACAGAGAGAGTAATTGGTTATAGTAATACAGATGTTTTAGTTGTTCCAAAGAATTCAACGATCAAATGGAATAAATGCCTTGTAGCTGTTGATGTGTCAAAGTATGGTGAAAAAGTTTGCAGTAAAGCAATAGATATTGCAAGAGATTTTCAATCAGAGATAAACCTGATTTCTGCAGTAGAAGTCCCTCTGGCAGTTTTTGCAGTTAAGCCTGAACTTTATGATGAACAGGTGAATAAAACAAAAAAATACTTAAAAGAGCTTGAGCTTAAATTTCATGGTGAAAATATATCTCCCAGAATTTTTATAGAAGAAGGAGAGCCTTACAAAAAGATTCTTGAGAAAGCAGATCAGATTCAGGCTGATATTATTGTTGTTGGTTCTCACGGAAGAACTGGGCTTAAAAGGCTTCTTATGGGAAGCACCTGCCAGAGAGTAATTGGCCTTTCAAAGGTGCCTGTCCTGGTCGTTAAATCATAA
- a CDS encoding ABC transporter ATP-binding protein produces MIMLETKNLAKKYGGLEVLNNVNLKVYKGEILGLIGPNGAGKTTLMNLICRLTDITRGEIYYKGELINNKKPYEISKMGIARTFQVVKPFKGLTVLENVMVGAFYGRKNAKNRAEAKDIAMDALKIVGLLNEKDREPSILPIAQRKKLELARALAMDPELLILDEVMAGLNPKELDDIMKEILLLKERGITIIAIEHVMKVIMGISDRVVVLHLGELICEGKPHEVCNHPQVIEAYLGSKFAQRGVA; encoded by the coding sequence ATGATAATGCTTGAAACAAAAAATCTCGCAAAAAAATATGGAGGACTTGAGGTTTTAAATAATGTAAATCTCAAAGTATACAAAGGAGAAATTCTTGGCTTAATAGGTCCCAATGGTGCAGGGAAAACAACTTTAATGAATCTTATATGCCGCCTAACTGACATAACACGGGGTGAAATTTATTACAAAGGAGAGTTAATAAATAACAAAAAACCATATGAAATCTCAAAAATGGGAATAGCAAGAACATTTCAAGTTGTCAAGCCCTTTAAAGGTCTTACAGTTTTGGAAAATGTTATGGTTGGAGCATTTTATGGCAGAAAAAATGCTAAAAACAGGGCAGAAGCAAAAGATATAGCAATGGATGCATTAAAAATAGTTGGGCTTTTAAATGAAAAGGACAGAGAACCGAGCATCTTACCAATTGCTCAGCGTAAAAAACTTGAACTTGCAAGAGCATTAGCAATGGATCCTGAACTTTTAATTCTTGATGAAGTTATGGCAGGACTCAATCCGAAAGAGCTTGATGACATAATGAAAGAGATTTTGCTTTTAAAAGAAAGGGGAATAACAATAATAGCCATTGAACATGTTATGAAAGTAATAATGGGGATATCAGATAGAGTTGTTGTTCTCCACTTGGGGGAGCTTATATGTGAAGGGAAACCTCATGAAGTTTGTAATCATCCTCAAGTAATTGAGGCTTATTTAGGAAGTAAATTCGCACAAAGAGGGGTGGCATAA
- a CDS encoding branched-chain amino acid ABC transporter permease yields MKKSVILFFIFIAILVILPFLVSGYWLRVLTQTFMFAAIATGSNIIIGFTGYPAFGNIAFFGIGAYVTGVLMTKYNFSFLLTLPLCALSGFLIATLLGLPLLRLKGHYFAIATIGVMEAIKEIVDNMTEITGGGMGLTLPIMEGEPAYIYKFFYYAILLIMLLTIAVAFLIFRSKFGYALRAIRIDEDAASVMGINTSLFKTISWAISGALVGIAGGAYAYWLTYIDPSTVFETSYSVKMFAMILLGGGTTVLGPMIGAFILELVSEFVWSKFIEIHGMILGMLIILIVIFIPKGLFETFKGGFSFRKIIINLRENKL; encoded by the coding sequence ATGAAAAAAAGTGTAATTTTATTTTTTATATTTATTGCTATATTAGTAATACTCCCATTTTTAGTGTCAGGATACTGGCTCAGAGTTCTTACTCAAACATTTATGTTTGCAGCAATTGCGACCGGAAGTAACATAATCATAGGATTTACAGGATATCCAGCCTTTGGAAATATAGCCTTTTTTGGGATAGGAGCATATGTAACTGGAGTATTAATGACAAAATATAATTTCTCCTTTTTATTGACGCTTCCTTTGTGTGCATTGTCAGGATTTCTGATTGCTACACTTTTAGGACTACCTCTTTTAAGACTAAAAGGGCATTATTTCGCAATTGCTACAATAGGAGTAATGGAAGCTATAAAAGAAATTGTTGACAACATGACTGAAATAACTGGCGGAGGTATGGGTCTTACTTTGCCTATTATGGAAGGTGAACCTGCCTATATTTACAAGTTTTTTTATTATGCTATTCTTTTGATAATGCTGCTTACCATTGCAGTAGCTTTTTTAATCTTTCGTTCAAAATTTGGATATGCTTTGAGAGCAATAAGAATTGATGAAGACGCAGCAAGTGTAATGGGAATAAATACATCATTGTTTAAAACAATATCCTGGGCTATAAGTGGAGCTCTGGTTGGAATAGCTGGTGGAGCCTACGCTTACTGGTTAACATATATTGACCCTTCTACAGTTTTTGAAACTTCCTATTCAGTAAAAATGTTTGCTATGATTTTGCTTGGAGGTGGAACAACTGTATTGGGTCCCATGATAGGTGCATTTATTCTTGAGCTTGTATCAGAATTCGTATGGAGCAAATTTATAGAAATTCATGGAATGATACTTGGAATGTTGATTATATTAATCGTAATCTTTATTCCTAAGGGGCTATTTGAAACATTTAAAGGCGGATTTTCTTTTAGAAAAATTATTATTAATCTGAGAGAAAATAAACTTTGA
- the sdhA gene encoding succinate dehydrogenase flavoprotein subunit: MEINKHYFDTVIIGSGLAGCRAAIECINHGTVGVLSKLYPTRSHSTAAQGGIGAALGNEEEDSPEWHTYDTVKGSDFLGDQDAIEIMCYDAIPTIIELEHMGVPFSRTKEGKIAQRRFGGHTREFGKAPVRRACYSADRTGHAVLFALYEQSQLKGVKFFQEFQVLDIVVENNAVQGIIAVNIKDGSIHVFESKAVIIASGGYGKIFKVTSNAYASTGECLSMLFRQGLPLEDMEFFQFHPTGLYGLGILITEGARGEGGILINGKGERFMERYAPTIKDLAPRDMVSRAILTEIREGRGIDGKDYVYLDLRHIDRKILEERLPEITTFCKIYMGIDPSEAPIPVVPTAHYAMGGIPTDIDGRVLRDIDGSVVYGLYAAGECACVSVHGANRLGCNSLLDTVVFGRRAGKAASSTLKTAQKGKVKKERISLIADCIKMIRNSKGRETVASVRKDLQAAMMDKCSVFRTEEGLKEVLEEIKNLKERYKEISITDKSTTFNTELLEAIELGHMLTLSEVIVSSALQRTESRGAHYREDYPKRDDENWLKHTFAFQTDKGITFKFKPVKITRFKPEERKY; the protein is encoded by the coding sequence GTGGAGATTAACAAACACTATTTTGACACAGTTATTATTGGTTCAGGATTGGCAGGTTGTCGTGCTGCAATTGAATGTATTAACCATGGAACAGTGGGAGTGCTTAGTAAGCTTTATCCAACCCGTTCCCATTCAACAGCAGCACAGGGAGGCATTGGTGCTGCTTTAGGAAACGAAGAGGAAGACAGTCCTGAATGGCATACTTATGACACTGTAAAGGGAAGTGATTTTCTTGGAGATCAGGATGCAATTGAAATTATGTGCTATGACGCTATACCAACAATCATTGAGCTTGAGCATATGGGTGTGCCTTTTTCTCGTACCAAAGAAGGAAAAATTGCCCAGAGAAGATTTGGTGGACATACAAGGGAGTTTGGTAAAGCACCTGTTCGCAGAGCCTGTTATTCTGCTGACAGGACAGGACATGCGGTGCTCTTTGCACTTTATGAGCAGAGTCAGCTTAAAGGTGTGAAATTTTTTCAGGAATTTCAGGTTCTTGATATTGTTGTTGAGAATAACGCTGTTCAGGGGATTATTGCAGTAAATATAAAGGATGGTTCGATTCATGTATTTGAATCAAAGGCAGTTATAATAGCAAGTGGTGGTTATGGAAAAATTTTTAAAGTCACATCAAATGCCTATGCAAGCACCGGTGAATGTCTAAGCATGCTTTTCAGACAGGGACTACCCCTTGAAGATATGGAGTTCTTTCAGTTCCATCCAACAGGACTTTATGGACTTGGAATACTGATTACTGAAGGTGCAAGGGGAGAAGGCGGAATACTGATTAATGGAAAAGGTGAGAGATTTATGGAAAGATATGCCCCAACCATAAAAGACCTTGCTCCCAGGGATATGGTATCCAGAGCAATTCTCACTGAGATAAGAGAAGGAAGAGGAATTGATGGAAAAGACTATGTTTATCTTGACCTTAGACATATAGACAGAAAAATTCTTGAAGAAAGACTTCCAGAGATAACCACCTTCTGCAAAATCTACATGGGCATAGATCCATCGGAAGCTCCAATTCCTGTTGTTCCAACTGCTCATTATGCAATGGGTGGAATTCCAACAGACATAGATGGAAGAGTACTTAGAGATATTGATGGCTCAGTTGTTTACGGACTTTATGCAGCTGGTGAGTGTGCCTGTGTTTCTGTTCATGGTGCAAACAGGCTTGGATGCAATTCTCTGCTTGATACAGTAGTATTTGGTAGAAGGGCTGGTAAAGCTGCTTCAAGCACTCTTAAAACTGCGCAAAAGGGTAAGGTTAAAAAGGAAAGAATATCTCTCATAGCAGATTGTATAAAGATGATAAGAAATAGCAAAGGTAGAGAAACAGTGGCTTCAGTGAGAAAAGATTTACAGGCAGCTATGATGGATAAATGTTCAGTATTCAGAACTGAGGAAGGTTTAAAGGAAGTTCTTGAAGAAATAAAGAACTTAAAAGAGCGCTATAAAGAGATATCCATAACTGATAAATCAACAACATTTAATACAGAACTTCTTGAAGCTATAGAACTTGGGCATATGCTTACTCTTTCAGAAGTAATAGTTTCCAGTGCATTACAGAGAACAGAAAGCAGGGGTGCTCACTACAGGGAAGACTATCCAAAAAGAGATGATGAAAACTGGCTCAAGCATACTTTTGCCTTTCAAACAGACAAAGGTATCACTTTCAAATTTAAACCTGTTAAAATAACAAGATTTAAACCGGAGGAGAGGAAATACTGA
- a CDS encoding sulfite exporter TauE/SafE family protein produces MIELTSNFVDLNWMNVMYLFFVGLVGGLVSGFIGSGGAFVLTPGMMSMGVPGLVAVASNMCHKFPKALVGAIKRAKFGQVDVKLGLVMGVSAEAGVLLGAHIQEYIKKSFGDVGSNLYVSVAFVIVLGIVGTYVLLDAMKTKDNERENKNEEITKIAKWVQSVNIPGTMVYFKSLGTKVSVLFTIPLGFATGMLAATIAVGGFLGVPSMMYILGAPAIMSSATELVIAFVMGMGGTFKYAMSEFVDIRLAMIILAGSLFGVQLGAIGTTYVKDYMIKIVMGVIMLIVLVSRGLMIPVYLGQLGVITPLSDATVTILKTVSFAIMLIALLTGALIICVALFKGLSAERKLQKIIATSSVTVK; encoded by the coding sequence ATGATAGAACTTACATCAAATTTTGTTGATTTAAACTGGATGAATGTTATGTACTTGTTCTTTGTTGGACTTGTAGGAGGACTTGTAAGTGGATTCATAGGTTCTGGTGGGGCATTTGTCCTTACACCAGGAATGATGAGTATGGGAGTTCCAGGGCTTGTGGCAGTTGCATCAAATATGTGCCATAAGTTTCCTAAGGCACTTGTAGGAGCTATTAAAAGAGCTAAATTCGGTCAGGTTGATGTTAAACTCGGACTTGTTATGGGAGTTTCAGCTGAGGCAGGAGTTTTATTGGGTGCTCATATTCAAGAGTATATTAAAAAGAGTTTTGGTGATGTAGGCTCAAATCTTTATGTAAGCGTGGCATTTGTTATAGTTCTTGGTATCGTGGGAACATATGTCTTGCTGGATGCTATGAAAACAAAAGATAATGAAAGAGAAAATAAAAATGAAGAAATTACAAAGATTGCAAAATGGGTTCAATCGGTTAATATTCCAGGAACAATGGTGTACTTCAAGAGTCTTGGAACAAAAGTTTCAGTTTTATTTACAATCCCGCTTGGTTTCGCAACAGGCATGCTTGCTGCTACAATAGCTGTTGGAGGATTTTTAGGTGTTCCTTCAATGATGTATATTCTCGGTGCTCCCGCAATAATGTCATCTGCAACTGAACTTGTCATTGCATTTGTAATGGGAATGGGCGGTACATTTAAATATGCAATGAGCGAATTTGTTGATATAAGACTTGCGATGATAATTCTGGCAGGTTCTCTTTTTGGTGTTCAGCTTGGAGCAATTGGAACAACTTATGTAAAGGATTATATGATAAAAATTGTAATGGGTGTTATAATGTTGATAGTGCTTGTCAGCAGAGGCTTAATGATTCCAGTTTATCTCGGTCAACTGGGCGTAATAACTCCTTTATCAGACGCTACAGTAACTATACTTAAAACTGTAAGCTTTGCTATAATGCTGATAGCTCTTTTAACTGGAGCATTAATTATATGTGTAGCTCTATTTAAAGGTTTAAGTGCAGAAAGAAAACTACAGAAGATTATCGCAACCTCTTCAGTTACTGTTAAATAA
- a CDS encoding succinate dehydrogenase iron-sulfur subunit, which translates to MEKYYTFRIKRYLPDENPPTRWDEFRIKLNSMERVLDGLIKIKETRDGTLTFRKSCAHGVCGSCAMKINGKNRLACQTLVKDLPEIIEIEPLPSLPVIKDLVVDMSLFFEKNDKVLPYLINDEPPPERERIQSPEDQHKILESITCIMCGSCTTSCPVFWADKEYLGPSALLKAYRFLFDTRDRATEQRLEAITGEHGVWRCHSIFNCVEVCPKEIDITKHILKLKRLAVKKGFTGGER; encoded by the coding sequence ATGGAGAAATATTACACTTTTAGAATCAAAAGATATTTACCCGATGAAAATCCACCTACAAGATGGGACGAGTTTAGAATTAAGCTTAATAGCATGGAAAGGGTTTTAGACGGACTTATTAAAATTAAAGAGACAAGAGATGGAACTCTCACATTCAGAAAATCATGTGCTCATGGAGTATGTGGTTCCTGTGCAATGAAAATTAACGGCAAAAACAGGCTCGCCTGTCAAACTCTTGTAAAAGATTTACCTGAAATTATAGAGATTGAGCCTTTGCCTTCTTTGCCTGTTATAAAAGACCTTGTTGTTGATATGTCCCTATTCTTTGAGAAAAATGATAAGGTTCTACCATATTTAATAAATGATGAGCCTCCACCTGAAAGAGAAAGAATTCAGTCTCCTGAAGACCAGCATAAAATTCTTGAATCAATTACATGTATAATGTGTGGAAGTTGTACAACATCATGCCCTGTTTTCTGGGCTGACAAAGAATATCTTGGACCATCTGCTTTGCTTAAAGCATACAGATTTCTTTTTGATACCCGTGATAGAGCTACAGAGCAAAGGCTTGAAGCAATTACAGGTGAACATGGAGTATGGAGATGTCACTCAATTTTTAACTGTGTAGAGGTCTGTCCAAAGGAGATAGATATTACAAAGCATATTTTAAAATTAAAGCGACTGGCTGTTAAGAAAGGCTTTACTGGAGGTGAAAGATGA